The Streptomyces cynarae genome contains a region encoding:
- a CDS encoding RICIN domain-containing protein, producing MPRRRNALAKAAVIGAAAALTGLTTLAPPAGAVTYSGGTMWQPPSGAPSYGSLYAHAIRLQHSTDSNGTLLASFEQYSSNGMPVYRSTDSGHTWTQISTINDQVNSWNNIQLEPVLYELPQAVGSFPAGTIIAAGDSIPADNSETKIDMYASTDHGVTWSFVSSIATGGKAVDTNGNTPVWEPYFMVANNKLIVWISDQRDPAHGQKLAHFTTTDGVNWSSEVDDVAYPAYAARPGMAIVARLGNGKYILTYEYCNAPSGGCPVYYKIADDPEQFGSVTGVQLITTDGHKPDGDPYVAWLPTGGPNGTIVVQAYSDQQLYESTDNGATWVRMFCNTVQGYSRGLLPLADGKSLLVTRGGALVTNGTNKVTYGIDDYGGGISTGATYKIENAQSSQVLGVPDSTSGSPVVQAADNGTPDHNWRFLLQSNGYYRILNTFSGKYLAVPNGSLSSGTGEIQWTSTGGAEQDWSVEPSPAGGYTITNRRSDLALTMATDANGQTSTNEQVTQAPLTSTANQRWDLLQTAAPDFTSGQFALANVNSGKYAEVVGSVSGTQADQYRNVNHPDQYWTFTQVGSYFTITNVSTGNYLDSAGDTTSGSAVVEKPSSGSTTQQWSLVDSGNGEYQVVNRASGLSLAVANASTDNGAPLDQETVSTASARLWTITKIN from the coding sequence ATGCCCAGACGACGAAACGCACTGGCGAAAGCCGCTGTCATCGGCGCAGCCGCCGCGCTGACGGGCCTCACGACGTTGGCGCCGCCTGCCGGCGCCGTGACCTACAGCGGCGGCACCATGTGGCAGCCGCCGAGCGGAGCGCCGTCCTACGGCTCGCTCTACGCCCACGCGATCAGGCTTCAGCACAGCACCGACTCCAACGGCACGCTCCTCGCCTCCTTCGAGCAGTACTCGAGCAACGGCATGCCGGTGTATCGCAGTACCGACTCAGGACACACCTGGACACAGATCTCCACGATCAACGACCAGGTCAATTCCTGGAACAACATCCAACTCGAACCCGTGCTCTACGAGCTCCCTCAGGCGGTCGGCTCCTTTCCCGCGGGAACGATCATCGCGGCCGGCGACTCCATCCCCGCCGACAACTCCGAGACGAAGATCGACATGTACGCCAGCACCGACCACGGCGTCACCTGGTCCTTCGTGAGCTCGATCGCGACCGGCGGCAAGGCCGTCGACACAAACGGCAATACCCCGGTCTGGGAGCCGTACTTCATGGTGGCGAACAACAAGCTCATCGTCTGGATCTCCGACCAACGGGATCCCGCGCACGGCCAGAAGCTCGCCCACTTCACCACCACCGACGGCGTCAACTGGTCCTCCGAGGTGGACGATGTCGCCTACCCCGCCTACGCAGCCCGGCCCGGCATGGCCATCGTCGCTCGCCTGGGCAACGGCAAGTACATCCTCACCTACGAGTACTGCAACGCGCCGAGCGGCGGCTGCCCCGTCTACTACAAGATCGCCGACGACCCGGAGCAGTTCGGCTCGGTCACCGGAGTGCAGCTCATCACCACGGACGGCCACAAGCCGGACGGCGACCCGTACGTCGCCTGGCTGCCCACCGGCGGCCCCAACGGCACGATCGTCGTGCAGGCGTACAGCGACCAGCAGCTCTACGAGAGCACGGACAACGGCGCGACCTGGGTGCGCATGTTCTGCAACACCGTTCAGGGCTACAGCCGCGGCCTGCTTCCCCTCGCCGACGGAAAGAGCCTCCTGGTCACCCGAGGCGGCGCACTGGTGACGAACGGCACCAACAAGGTGACCTATGGCATCGACGACTACGGCGGCGGCATCTCCACCGGCGCCACCTACAAGATCGAGAACGCCCAGAGCTCCCAGGTGCTCGGCGTGCCCGACTCCACCTCCGGCTCCCCGGTCGTGCAGGCGGCCGACAACGGCACTCCTGACCACAACTGGCGGTTCCTTCTCCAGAGCAACGGCTACTACCGCATCCTCAACACCTTCAGCGGCAAGTACCTCGCCGTCCCCAACGGCTCCCTGTCGTCCGGCACCGGCGAAATCCAGTGGACGTCCACGGGCGGCGCCGAGCAGGACTGGTCCGTCGAACCATCCCCCGCCGGCGGCTACACCATCACCAACCGGCGCAGCGACCTGGCACTGACCATGGCGACCGACGCGAACGGTCAGACCTCGACGAACGAACAGGTCACCCAGGCACCGCTCACCTCGACCGCGAATCAGCGATGGGACCTCCTCCAGACTGCGGCCCCGGACTTCACCAGCGGCCAGTTCGCACTGGCCAACGTCAACAGCGGAAAGTACGCCGAGGTGGTCGGAAGCGTCAGCGGAACCCAGGCCGATCAGTACCGCAACGTGAACCACCCCGACCAGTACTGGACGTTCACGCAGGTCGGCTCCTACTTCACGATCACCAACGTGTCCACGGGCAACTACCTCGACTCGGCAGGTGACACCACCAGCGGCAGCGCCGTCGTCGAGAAGCCGTCATCCGGCTCGACCACCCAGCAATGGTCCCTGGTCGACTCCGGCAACGGTGAATACCAGGTCGTGAACCGCGCCAGCGGACTGAGTCTGGCGGTGGCCAACGCATCAACCGACAACGGCGCACCGTTGGACCAGGAAACCGTCTCCACTGCGTCCGCACGCTTGTGGACGATCACGAAAATCAACTGA
- a CDS encoding LacI family DNA-binding transcriptional regulator, with product MKRSVARSRTTLTGIAEAAGVSVATVSKVVNGHSDVSPKTRARIERLLVKHEYVARGPRGAQSPVRTVDLTFDQLVNPNNLVIIQGVTEAAAEAGVDVVIGTAPDDPLGAAWTRKITNAGREGVLLVTSELTPQQRTQFARAEIPLVLIDPMNVPDESVPSIGATNFSGGMSATEHLLKLGHRRIAMIEGRHDAVCNTARLHGYQAALSGAGITPDPRLVKHGGFRFQPAHQAALDLFALEDPPTAVFAGNDLEAFGVIEAARVHGLRVPDDVSVVGFDDTAAAGTSAPPLTTIRQPFVEMGRAALRTLLRLAAHEPLDSHRVELATQLVVRASTAPAPTRSQPHTPRSLISRDVP from the coding sequence GTGAAGCGTTCCGTCGCACGTAGCCGAACGACGCTCACGGGCATCGCCGAGGCGGCGGGAGTCTCCGTGGCCACCGTCTCGAAAGTCGTCAACGGCCACAGCGACGTGTCCCCCAAGACCCGAGCGCGCATCGAGCGGTTGCTGGTCAAGCACGAGTACGTCGCGCGCGGCCCCAGGGGGGCGCAGTCGCCCGTACGGACGGTGGACCTCACCTTCGATCAGCTGGTCAACCCCAACAACCTGGTGATCATCCAGGGCGTCACGGAAGCCGCCGCTGAGGCGGGCGTGGACGTGGTGATCGGCACCGCGCCCGACGACCCGCTCGGCGCGGCGTGGACTCGGAAGATCACCAACGCTGGGCGAGAGGGCGTCCTCCTGGTCACCTCCGAACTGACCCCGCAACAGCGGACGCAGTTCGCGCGGGCCGAAATCCCACTGGTGCTGATCGATCCGATGAACGTGCCCGACGAGTCGGTGCCGAGCATCGGGGCGACCAACTTCAGCGGCGGCATGTCCGCCACAGAACACCTGCTGAAGCTCGGCCACCGCAGGATCGCGATGATCGAGGGACGGCACGACGCCGTATGCAACACCGCACGCCTGCACGGCTACCAGGCCGCACTCAGCGGCGCCGGCATCACACCCGACCCCCGGCTCGTCAAGCACGGCGGCTTCCGCTTCCAACCCGCCCACCAGGCCGCCCTCGACCTGTTCGCCCTGGAGGACCCGCCGACCGCCGTCTTCGCCGGCAACGATCTGGAGGCGTTCGGCGTCATCGAGGCCGCCCGTGTGCACGGCCTGCGGGTACCCGACGACGTCAGCGTGGTCGGCTTCGACGACACTGCGGCCGCCGGCACCTCCGCTCCTCCCCTGACCACCATCCGTCAGCCCTTCGTCGAGATGGGCCGTGCCGCGCTGCGCACTCTGCTCCGGCTCGCCGCGCACGAACCCCTCGACAGCCACCGGGTCGAGCTGGCCACCCAGCTCGTGGTTCGGGCCTCGACCGCCCCGGCGCCCACCCGCTCTCAACCGCACACCCCGCGCTCCTTAATCTCAAGGGACGTCCCGTGA
- a CDS encoding helix-turn-helix transcriptional regulator, with product MSGGVLAGPLLRRLCAARQGVSYAEVVPTDTVREDIRTFLTSRRARITPQQAGLPDFGGRRQVSGLRRSEVAQLAAISVEYYTRIERGNVGGVSEEILDSLAGALQLDDVERAHLAALVRAANAPHRADDRDGGASHVRDSVQQVLDAMTGAAAFVRNAHLDVLATNQLARTLYEEALDTNEQPPNLARFVFLDARARRFYRDWNGIAHDAVGSLRTEAARTPGNTDLADLIDELAAHSDEFAARWDAHDVEYYRSGQQHFHHPAVGDLDLDYDALEIPADPGLTIVTYTLAPTAPHAPAFHRLQRHIPAPVEVPSPTAAGSPS from the coding sequence TTGTCAGGAGGGGTACTGGCAGGGCCCCTCCTCAGGCGTTTGTGTGCTGCGCGGCAGGGTGTGTCCTACGCTGAGGTCGTGCCGACCGACACCGTCCGCGAGGACATCCGCACCTTCCTCACCAGCCGCCGTGCCCGCATCACCCCGCAACAGGCCGGCCTTCCCGACTTCGGCGGGCGGCGTCAGGTCAGCGGGCTGCGCCGTTCAGAAGTCGCTCAGCTCGCCGCGATCAGCGTCGAGTACTACACCCGCATCGAGCGCGGCAACGTGGGCGGCGTCTCCGAGGAGATCCTCGACAGCCTCGCCGGCGCACTCCAGCTCGACGACGTCGAACGCGCCCACCTGGCCGCCCTCGTTCGCGCCGCGAACGCCCCCCACCGTGCCGACGACCGCGACGGCGGCGCCTCGCACGTGCGCGACAGCGTCCAGCAGGTCCTGGACGCCATGACCGGCGCCGCCGCCTTCGTCCGCAACGCCCACCTCGACGTCCTCGCCACCAACCAGCTCGCCCGCACCCTGTACGAAGAGGCACTCGACACCAACGAGCAGCCGCCCAACCTGGCCCGCTTCGTCTTCCTCGACGCGCGGGCACGCCGCTTCTACCGCGACTGGAACGGCATCGCCCACGACGCCGTCGGAAGCCTGCGCACCGAAGCCGCCCGCACGCCCGGCAACACCGACCTCGCCGATCTCATCGACGAACTCGCCGCCCACAGCGATGAGTTCGCTGCCCGCTGGGACGCGCACGACGTCGAGTACTACCGCAGCGGCCAACAGCACTTCCATCACCCCGCCGTCGGCGACCTCGACCTCGACTACGACGCCTTGGAAATCCCAGCCGACCCCGGCCTGACCATCGTCACCTACACCCTCGCCCCCACAGCGCCGCACGCCCCCGCGTTCCACCGGCTGCAACGGCACATCCCGGCTCCCGTGGAGGTGCCGAGCCCGACAGCTGCCGGCAGCCCGTCCTGA
- a CDS encoding fibronectin type III-like domain-contianing protein has product MVQIYVTAPRRPVSSPARELRGFTKVALAPGESTTVELTLDRRAFAYWDVTRDDWTVAPGRYRIQLGGNAHGIAASAVLDLPGDKLVRPLTLDSPIGDWFGHPVVGPALTAWLVSGLTAEEARAAQEGNDEALRLLPSMAMRQFPVFLPRRLPQKLLEGPMRMSSASPDPADA; this is encoded by the coding sequence GTGGTGCAGATCTACGTCACCGCGCCCCGGCGACCGGTCAGCAGCCCGGCACGGGAACTGCGCGGCTTCACCAAGGTGGCGCTCGCCCCCGGCGAGAGCACCACCGTGGAACTCACCCTCGACCGCCGCGCCTTCGCCTACTGGGATGTCACCCGCGACGACTGGACCGTGGCGCCCGGTCGGTACCGGATCCAGCTCGGCGGCAACGCGCACGGCATCGCCGCGAGCGCCGTCCTCGACCTGCCCGGGGACAAGCTCGTGCGGCCTCTCACGCTCGATTCACCGATCGGTGACTGGTTCGGGCACCCGGTCGTCGGCCCCGCACTCACCGCCTGGCTTGTGTCCGGGCTGACCGCGGAGGAGGCCAGGGCGGCGCAGGAGGGGAACGACGAAGCACTGCGACTTCTGCCCTCCATGGCGATGCGTCAGTTCCCCGTGTTCCTTCCCCGGCGGCTTCCGCAGAAACTGCTGGAAGGGCCCATGCGGATGAGCTCGGCGTCCCCCGACCCGGCCGACGCCTGA
- a CDS encoding GNAT family N-acetyltransferase, giving the protein MLETPRLILRRWREEDVAPMAAVHADPEVMRWIRDGSVRDEQQTRCGIQAWESEWESQGFGLFAVEIRSTGELAGFTGLSVPDFLPEVLPAVEVGWRLGRSHWGQGLATEAAVAAVRFGFEERGLDRIVSIAQVGNDASERIMTKLGMHPVRETVNPTCGRRVRVFELSSDQYVTTTR; this is encoded by the coding sequence ATGCTTGAGACTCCCCGATTGATCCTGCGTCGCTGGCGCGAGGAAGACGTTGCGCCCATGGCTGCCGTCCATGCCGACCCGGAGGTCATGCGGTGGATCCGTGACGGCAGCGTCCGTGACGAACAGCAGACTCGCTGCGGGATCCAGGCATGGGAGAGCGAGTGGGAGTCACAGGGCTTCGGCCTGTTCGCCGTGGAGATCCGGTCCACCGGCGAGCTTGCCGGGTTCACCGGCCTTTCGGTGCCCGACTTCTTGCCAGAGGTACTGCCGGCGGTTGAGGTCGGCTGGCGGCTGGGACGTTCCCACTGGGGGCAGGGCTTGGCCACCGAGGCCGCTGTGGCCGCTGTACGGTTCGGGTTCGAAGAGCGGGGGCTGGACCGGATCGTCAGCATCGCTCAAGTGGGCAACGACGCCTCCGAACGAATCATGACCAAACTGGGGATGCATCCGGTCCGTGAGACCGTCAACCCCACCTGCGGTCGGCGAGTACGGGTGTTCGAGTTGTCATCGGACCAGTACGTCACAACCACTCGTTGA
- a CDS encoding LacI family DNA-binding transcriptional regulator, with product MQDVADAAGVSVGTVSNVLNHPAKVSPATAERVREAISRLGFVRNDAARSLVSGSTNSISMVLADIENSLFIDMAHGAQDAARAIGQNLLLANTACDMRLQDDYLDLFDESRVTGVLLAPMEDSTAGIARIRSHGRQVVLLNYAPKPGTCCSVLVNNEHVGYLAARHLIDTGRTRLAYVVAHDDYQPVRDRRRGVRAAVEEAGPGVTLEEIDSVGLTASHGHLVGEELARRAPSDLPDGLVVVTDALANAIIHELHTVAGIRVPDQVAVVGCENNRGAGAAAVPLTAVDMPGRMMGQEAIRLLMDEVSAGEQHRHATVVLEPKLMVRASAPL from the coding sequence ATGCAGGATGTCGCCGACGCCGCGGGCGTCTCGGTCGGAACCGTCTCCAATGTGCTGAACCATCCGGCGAAGGTGAGCCCCGCGACGGCGGAGCGCGTCCGGGAAGCGATCAGCCGGCTGGGTTTCGTGCGCAACGATGCGGCCCGGTCGTTGGTCTCGGGCTCGACCAACAGTATCAGCATGGTGCTCGCCGATATCGAGAACTCCCTGTTCATCGACATGGCGCACGGGGCCCAGGACGCAGCCCGCGCGATCGGCCAGAACCTGCTGCTCGCGAACACGGCCTGCGACATGAGGCTTCAGGACGACTACCTGGACCTGTTCGACGAGTCCCGGGTGACCGGTGTGCTGCTGGCGCCGATGGAGGACTCCACGGCCGGCATCGCTCGCATTCGTTCGCACGGGCGCCAGGTCGTGCTGCTCAACTATGCTCCGAAACCGGGCACATGCTGCTCGGTGCTCGTCAATAACGAACATGTCGGATATTTGGCCGCCCGCCACCTCATCGACACCGGACGCACGCGACTGGCCTACGTGGTCGCGCACGACGACTACCAGCCCGTGCGCGACCGGCGCAGGGGGGTGCGCGCGGCGGTCGAGGAGGCGGGTCCCGGCGTCACCCTGGAGGAGATCGACAGCGTCGGTCTGACCGCTTCCCATGGACACCTGGTCGGGGAGGAACTCGCACGGCGAGCCCCGAGCGATCTTCCGGACGGTCTCGTCGTCGTCACCGATGCGCTGGCCAATGCCATCATCCACGAGCTGCACACCGTGGCGGGGATCCGGGTGCCCGACCAGGTCGCGGTCGTCGGCTGTGAGAACAACCGTGGGGCCGGCGCCGCCGCGGTGCCGCTGACCGCGGTGGACATGCCCGGCCGGATGATGGGGCAGGAGGCCATCCGGCTACTGATGGACGAGGTGTCCGCGGGCGAGCAGCACCGGCATGCCACCGTCGTGCTGGAGCCGAAGCTGATGGTCCGAGCCAGCGCGCCGCTGTGA
- a CDS encoding (R)-mandelonitrile lyase produces the protein MELLKRPATLKLPENMFTGDAWADVIYRGEEPSRTRANAVHFAPGARTAWHSHSLGQTLYVVEGIALIQSRGGKILEAHPGQVIWTPPGEEHWHGAAPGHFMTHIALWEGDDVTWLDHVTDAEYAGPRTRGL, from the coding sequence ATGGAACTGCTGAAGCGTCCCGCCACCCTCAAGCTGCCGGAGAACATGTTCACCGGTGACGCCTGGGCCGATGTCATCTACCGCGGCGAAGAGCCGTCGAGGACGCGGGCGAACGCCGTGCACTTCGCGCCCGGGGCCCGTACGGCCTGGCACTCGCACAGCCTCGGCCAGACACTCTACGTCGTCGAGGGCATCGCTCTGATCCAGTCCCGCGGCGGCAAGATCCTCGAAGCCCACCCGGGCCAGGTCATCTGGACCCCTCCGGGCGAGGAACACTGGCACGGCGCCGCCCCGGGCCACTTCATGACCCACATCGCCCTGTGGGAAGGCGACGACGTCACCTGGCTCGACCACGTCACCGACGCCGAATACGCCGGCCCCCGCACCCGTGGCCTCTGA
- a CDS encoding DHA2 family efflux MFS transporter permease subunit — protein MPLTASSRRSSEAGTPGTDRHATATPAAAVLGFFMITLDATIVNVALPSIRDALGGGITGLAWVVDAYTLMFAALLLSAGALSDRIGARKAFAGGLTLFVTASVACGLAPSLPVLIAARMVQGIGAAVTMPTSMALVRQAFPDLARRARAVGVWAMGGAIAAAAGPVLGGLLSLASWRMIFWINLPVGLLTLALLSRTPHSPTRPAPFDWIGQITAVLAMGGLTFGAIEAGDVGFTAPRVSASLGIAVVSLASFITAQAKVAHPMVPLALFRSVTVVVATGIGFAFMVGFYGLPFLFSLYFQQQHGLSALGAGIAFLPMMLLSACLTPFATRIAERTGPRVPVVAGLILIVGGSIALAAVSASTPVWASALLLIPVGLSGPLVMPATTALLLEHVPAEQTGTASGVFNTSRQIGGALAVAVFGALISARAGFQHGLRISLALAAAITLLAALAAPRMGTARRGNG, from the coding sequence ATGCCTCTCACCGCTTCCTCGCGCCGGTCGTCGGAGGCGGGCACGCCCGGGACGGACCGGCACGCCACGGCGACGCCGGCGGCCGCCGTCCTCGGCTTCTTCATGATCACCCTGGACGCGACGATCGTGAACGTCGCCCTGCCCTCGATCCGTGACGCGCTCGGCGGCGGGATCACCGGCCTGGCGTGGGTGGTCGACGCCTACACGCTGATGTTCGCCGCCCTGCTGCTGTCGGCCGGTGCCCTCTCGGACCGGATTGGCGCTCGCAAGGCGTTCGCCGGCGGCCTGACTCTCTTCGTCACCGCATCCGTGGCGTGCGGGCTGGCCCCGTCGCTGCCGGTGCTGATCGCCGCGCGCATGGTGCAGGGCATCGGCGCGGCCGTCACCATGCCGACCTCCATGGCGCTGGTGCGCCAGGCGTTCCCCGACCTGGCCCGCCGGGCACGCGCGGTGGGCGTGTGGGCGATGGGCGGTGCCATCGCCGCCGCTGCCGGCCCGGTGCTCGGCGGTCTGCTGAGCCTGGCCTCCTGGCGGATGATCTTCTGGATCAACCTGCCGGTCGGCCTCCTCACCCTGGCACTGCTGTCCCGTACGCCGCACTCGCCGACCCGTCCGGCGCCGTTCGACTGGATCGGGCAGATCACTGCTGTCCTGGCGATGGGCGGTCTCACCTTCGGGGCGATCGAGGCGGGCGACGTCGGTTTCACCGCGCCGCGGGTGTCGGCCTCGCTCGGCATCGCGGTCGTCTCGCTGGCCTCGTTCATCACGGCACAGGCGAAGGTTGCCCATCCGATGGTGCCGCTCGCCCTGTTCCGCTCCGTGACTGTGGTCGTCGCCACTGGCATCGGGTTCGCATTCATGGTCGGCTTCTACGGACTGCCGTTCCTGTTCTCGCTGTACTTCCAGCAACAGCACGGCCTGTCCGCGCTGGGCGCCGGAATCGCGTTCCTGCCGATGATGCTGCTCAGCGCCTGCCTGACGCCGTTTGCCACCCGGATCGCCGAGCGCACCGGCCCGCGTGTGCCGGTCGTCGCCGGGCTGATCCTGATCGTCGGCGGTTCCATCGCCCTCGCGGCGGTATCCGCTTCCACGCCGGTGTGGGCGAGCGCGCTGCTGCTGATCCCCGTCGGCCTGTCCGGGCCGCTGGTGATGCCCGCGACCACCGCCCTGCTCCTGGAGCACGTACCCGCCGAGCAGACCGGCACCGCCAGCGGGGTGTTCAACACCAGCCGGCAGATCGGCGGGGCCCTGGCCGTGGCCGTCTTCGGCGCCCTGATCTCCGCCCGGGCCGGCTTCCAGCACGGGCTGCGCATCAGTCTCGCCCTGGCAGCCGCCATCACCCTCCTCGCGGCCCTGGCCGCCCCCCGCATGGGCACCGCCCGGCGTGGCAACGGGTAA
- a CDS encoding zinc-dependent alcohol dehydrogenase family protein, producing MRAAVLYGPKDVRVEERAIPKILKPTDAVIRTFATCVCGSDLWDYRGINPAKDPAPVGHEYVGIVEEVGAQVTTVRAGQFVVGSFFASDGTCPNCVNGYPSNCLNREFVGGCQAEYVRIPLADGTLVATPDLPTDTQVPDLLACSDVMGTGWWAAVAAGVRPGDTVAVVGDGAIGLSAVLAARELGAGRIIAMSRHESRQKLAAEFGATDVVTERGDEGVARIKDLTGGIGADRVLECVGTQQATQQALNSTRPGGGVGITGVPHGVQIDGAELFYSHVAVQGGPAPVRRFLPDLIDRVMTGRINPGRVFDLTLPLDQAAEGYQAMDERRAIKTLLRP from the coding sequence ATGCGTGCAGCAGTCCTGTACGGACCGAAGGACGTTCGCGTCGAGGAGCGCGCCATCCCGAAGATCCTCAAACCCACCGACGCCGTGATCCGCACCTTCGCGACCTGCGTGTGCGGCTCCGACCTGTGGGACTACCGCGGCATCAACCCCGCCAAGGACCCGGCCCCCGTCGGCCACGAGTACGTCGGCATCGTCGAGGAAGTCGGCGCCCAGGTCACGACCGTGCGGGCGGGCCAGTTCGTCGTCGGCTCCTTCTTCGCCTCCGACGGCACCTGCCCCAACTGCGTCAACGGCTACCCCAGCAACTGCCTCAACCGTGAGTTCGTCGGCGGCTGCCAGGCCGAGTACGTCCGTATTCCGCTCGCAGACGGCACCCTGGTCGCCACCCCCGACCTGCCCACGGACACACAGGTGCCCGACCTGCTGGCCTGCTCCGACGTCATGGGTACCGGCTGGTGGGCCGCCGTCGCCGCCGGTGTGCGGCCGGGCGACACGGTCGCCGTCGTCGGCGACGGCGCCATCGGCCTGTCGGCGGTGTTGGCCGCCCGGGAACTCGGTGCCGGACGCATCATCGCCATGTCCCGCCACGAGTCCCGTCAGAAGCTGGCCGCCGAGTTCGGCGCCACGGACGTCGTCACCGAACGCGGCGACGAGGGTGTGGCCCGCATCAAGGACCTGACCGGCGGCATCGGCGCCGACCGCGTCCTGGAATGCGTCGGCACCCAGCAGGCCACGCAGCAGGCCCTGAACTCCACCCGGCCCGGCGGCGGTGTCGGCATCACCGGCGTCCCCCACGGTGTCCAGATCGACGGCGCGGAGTTGTTCTACTCCCACGTCGCCGTGCAGGGAGGCCCTGCCCCCGTGCGCCGCTTCCTGCCCGACCTCATCGACCGTGTCATGACCGGCCGCATCAACCCCGGCCGGGTCTTCGACCTGACCCTGCCCCTCGACCAGGCCGCCGAGGGCTACCAGGCCATGGACGAACGTCGCGCGATCAAGACGCTTCTGCGTCCCTGA
- a CDS encoding CGNR zinc finger domain-containing protein, translating to MKARVIEQPTLPPAQGEEEHISLALANSAIALPGGLTVDLLGTPAQANHWLTERGLAPVDAGMREMCATQLRSLREQIRSLFASRAAGLPALPAAVTAINDAMTRVPTAPLLQWDDKTGPYRSTPHPTTAIVDHALAALAADAADLLTSPDAERLTACGSTPCTRYLLRHGRRHWCSTRCGDRARAARAYARRSASQ from the coding sequence GTGAAGGCACGCGTGATCGAACAGCCCACCCTGCCGCCCGCACAGGGCGAGGAAGAGCACATCTCCCTCGCCCTCGCCAACAGCGCGATCGCGCTGCCCGGCGGGCTCACCGTCGATCTGCTGGGCACTCCCGCGCAGGCGAATCACTGGCTGACGGAACGCGGCCTCGCCCCGGTCGACGCCGGCATGCGGGAAATGTGCGCGACGCAGCTGCGCTCGCTTCGCGAACAGATCAGGTCGCTGTTCGCCTCCCGCGCCGCAGGCCTTCCCGCCCTCCCCGCCGCCGTCACGGCCATCAACGACGCGATGACCCGCGTCCCCACGGCCCCTTTGCTGCAGTGGGACGACAAGACCGGCCCCTACCGCAGCACCCCTCATCCCACCACCGCCATCGTGGACCACGCCCTGGCCGCCCTCGCCGCCGACGCCGCTGACCTCCTCACCTCGCCCGACGCCGAGCGCCTCACCGCATGCGGTTCCACCCCCTGCACCCGCTACCTTCTCCGCCACGGCCGCCGCCACTGGTGCTCCACCCGCTGCGGCGACCGCGCCCGCGCCGCGCGCGCCTACGCCCGCCGCAGCGCTTCACAATGA
- a CDS encoding carboxymuconolactone decarboxylase family protein codes for MANLVTSGSADRLRRHPGRAKDNGASEAELIEAITHLTFCTGRPCAMTAVAVTKDLFRG; via the coding sequence GTGGCGAACCTGGTCACCAGCGGCAGCGCCGACAGGCTGCGCCGTCACCCGGGTCGTGCCAAGGACAACGGGGCCAGCGAGGCCGAGCTGATCGAGGCCATCACTCACCTCACGTTCTGCACCGGCCGACCCTGCGCCATGACCGCCGTGGCCGTGACCAAGGACCTCTTCCGCGGCTGA
- a CDS encoding MBL fold metallo-hydrolase — MSSLPATTDQFPVRVSGGPTALFEYGGLRFLTDPTFDGPGDYGRPGRPVLTKTAPSVTTPTDLGRIDVVLLSHDEHADNLDNSGRALLADIPLTLTTPGGGERLGDKAKGLADWQSIEVNRPDGGTITVTGVPAIHGPGPREEVEPITGQVVGFVLTGEGLPTVYVSGDNASLDAVREIADRFAPVDTAILFAGAPRFPVLFDNQPIVLDSAQAAEATEILGARRVVPVHYDSWAHFTEGRDELVAAFTVAGLADRLDWGRWN, encoded by the coding sequence ATGTCATCTCTTCCCGCAACGACCGACCAGTTCCCCGTCCGTGTTTCCGGCGGCCCGACCGCACTCTTCGAGTACGGCGGCCTGCGATTCTTGACCGATCCGACCTTCGACGGCCCCGGCGACTACGGCCGGCCCGGCCGCCCGGTCCTGACCAAGACCGCCCCCTCCGTCACCACTCCCACCGACCTCGGCCGCATCGACGTCGTCCTGCTCTCGCACGACGAGCACGCGGACAACCTGGACAACTCCGGCCGGGCCCTGCTCGCCGACATTCCCCTCACCTTGACCACGCCCGGCGGCGGCGAGCGTCTGGGGGACAAGGCCAAGGGCCTGGCCGACTGGCAGTCCATCGAAGTGAACCGCCCCGATGGCGGCACGATCACCGTGACGGGTGTCCCCGCCATCCACGGCCCCGGCCCCCGCGAGGAGGTCGAGCCGATCACCGGCCAGGTCGTCGGCTTCGTCCTGACCGGAGAGGGCCTGCCCACCGTCTACGTCAGCGGCGACAACGCCTCGCTCGACGCGGTCCGGGAAATCGCCGACCGCTTCGCCCCGGTCGACACCGCCATCCTCTTCGCCGGCGCTCCCCGCTTCCCCGTCCTCTTCGACAACCAGCCGATCGTCCTGGACAGTGCTCAGGCCGCCGAGGCCACTGAGATCCTCGGCGCCCGCCGGGTGGTCCCCGTCCACTACGACAGCTGGGCCCACTTCACCGAGGGCCGCGATGAACTGGTGGCCGCCTTCACCGTCGCCGGCCTGGCCGATCGCCTGGATTGGGGCAGGTGGAACTGA